A window of Clostridium sp. 'White wine YQ' contains these coding sequences:
- a CDS encoding aldo/keto reductase family protein, with amino-acid sequence MDELENKEAKAVNGVKVPKLGFGVYNMSEEEETESVVCKAIIAGYRHFDIPEDYSCKINFGEVIQKSNLPREEFFISSRICNWDNSYEDVKQAFRKVCKDLNLDYIDMCLLQSEATNYIEAWKVLEEFYSEGKIKVIGVSNFEKKELEELIENSKISPMLNQIETHPKLPQNELYSYQIEHKILHEALNPLGDESERLLENPILKLISKKYNKTATEVILKWHMQRGIIVILDLQTTERIKEDFSLFDFELTNGEMDAINKLNLDIKPINTKKNWLFKSVMRIFDK; translated from the coding sequence ATGGATGAGTTAGAAAATAAAGAAGCAAAAGCAGTAAATGGAGTTAAAGTTCCTAAGCTGGGCTTTGGTGTATATAATATGTCTGAGGAAGAAGAGACTGAAAGTGTTGTTTGTAAAGCTATAATAGCTGGATATCGCCACTTTGATATTCCAGAAGATTACTCATGTAAAATAAATTTTGGAGAAGTCATTCAAAAAAGCAATTTACCACGAGAAGAATTCTTTATATCCTCAAGAATTTGTAATTGGGATAATAGTTATGAAGATGTAAAGCAAGCATTTAGAAAAGTATGTAAAGACTTAAATTTAGACTATATAGATATGTGTTTATTGCAATCAGAGGCTACTAATTATATTGAAGCATGGAAGGTTTTAGAAGAGTTTTATTCAGAAGGAAAAATTAAAGTCATTGGTGTATCTAATTTTGAGAAGAAAGAATTAGAAGAATTAATAGAGAACTCAAAGATTTCGCCAATGTTAAATCAAATAGAAACACATCCTAAATTACCTCAAAATGAATTATATAGTTATCAAATTGAACATAAGATCCTGCATGAAGCATTGAATCCATTAGGGGATGAAAGTGAAAGATTACTTGAAAATCCAATACTAAAATTAATCTCGAAAAAATATAATAAGACGGCTACAGAGGTGATTTTAAAATGGCATATGCAGCGTGGGATTATTGTGATTTTAGATCTACAAACTACAGAAAGAATAAAAGAAGATTTTAGCTTGTTTGATTTTGAATTAACTAATGGAGAAATGGACGCTATAAATAAATTAAACCTAGATATAAAACCAATAAACACAAAAAAGAATTGGCTTTTTAAAAGTGTTATGAGAATATTTGACAAATAA
- a CDS encoding hydrogenase maturation nickel metallochaperone HypA/HybF, which translates to MHEVGVMMEVVKTVENFAKKNSITKIETLVLQIGELSSMIPRYIEACFPAAVDGTLLQDTKLKIEVLPGNAMCKKCNKVFNLLENNNKCPHCESRDWEILCGREFMIKEIVAC; encoded by the coding sequence TTGCATGAAGTCGGAGTTATGATGGAAGTTGTAAAGACAGTAGAAAACTTCGCCAAGAAAAATTCTATAACAAAAATTGAAACCTTAGTTTTGCAAATTGGTGAGTTATCCTCAATGATTCCTAGGTATATAGAAGCATGCTTTCCAGCTGCAGTGGATGGGACTTTGCTTCAGGATACCAAACTGAAAATTGAGGTATTGCCAGGCAATGCTATGTGTAAAAAGTGTAATAAGGTTTTTAATCTATTAGAGAATAACAACAAATGCCCCCATTGCGAAAGTAGAGATTGGGAAATACTATGTGGCAGAGAATTTATGATTAAAGAAATCGTAGCATGTTAA
- a CDS encoding FAD-dependent oxidoreductase: MVKQKVLQLANKIAAGITGGIIKVKPTDPEYRILEPVTSDEEAEVALHLEIRKPMTVQEVAKLCKKPEDEVEKILYKMAVDGSIKLDEEDGVDKYCLELFVPGVMEYMIDNKENVEKYPVIAECFEEYTRKLGIIMAGNIPIGLGVMRVIPIESAIDGDTRRASYEEISYLLNNNEVFAVTDCACRVSMRVKGEGCGHTVEDICIRLGPAAEYYIRTGKGRSITREEAIAICEKAEKEGLMHQIPNLSGPGNALAICNCCGCSCFGLRNANLYKNPDWSRSNYVSQIDQDKCVACGECVENCPSNALTLGLSVCTKEKPVEPEEKDTPYDTPWGKDKWDLDYRHRKVVGDRGTSPCKSECPAHIAVQGYIKMASQGRYREALELIKKENPFPAVCGRICPRKCESACTRSGLDEPLAIDEIKKFIADQDLKGEYRYVPEKRGDRAEKIAIIGGGPAGLACAYFLAVEGYKITVFEKQKVLGGMLTLGIPAFRLEKEIVNSEIEVLKELGVEFKTGVEVGKDITLQELRNSGYKAFYVAIGAQAGRNLGLVGEEAEGVITGVDFLRKVNLGEDTKLEGAAIIIGGGNVAIDVARTAERVGASNIEMFCLESREEMPALEEEIDEALAEGININNSWGPKAILHEDGKVIGVEFKKCISVFDENRRFNPKFDENITKVVKANNVLISVGQGIDLGSLLKNTKVVLNPNKTLKVHPLSFQTEERDIFAGGDVVTGPKFAIDAIALGKQGATSIHRYLHGDNLELGREREYRAFDRENLDKDGYDRLPRQRSVHVDGSKSKLTFKDLRSTFTEEQVKKETERCLGCGATVVDQYQCVGCGMCTIKCKFDAVKLVRKYNSAGVEFKDMKSTVIKHVLKRQGRIAAKKVRKSFKAIIPKKKQEV, encoded by the coding sequence ATGGTCAAGCAAAAAGTACTTCAACTGGCAAATAAAATTGCAGCTGGGATTACTGGCGGGATAATAAAGGTAAAGCCAACGGATCCGGAATATAGAATTTTAGAGCCTGTTACCTCAGATGAAGAGGCAGAAGTAGCACTTCATTTAGAAATTCGTAAACCTATGACCGTACAGGAAGTTGCGAAGCTCTGCAAAAAGCCTGAGGATGAAGTAGAAAAGATCTTATATAAAATGGCAGTGGATGGCTCAATTAAACTAGATGAGGAAGATGGAGTAGATAAATACTGTCTTGAGCTATTTGTACCTGGTGTTATGGAATACATGATTGACAATAAGGAGAACGTGGAGAAGTATCCAGTTATAGCAGAATGTTTTGAAGAGTATACAAGAAAATTAGGTATCATAATGGCAGGAAATATTCCCATTGGCTTAGGAGTAATGAGAGTTATTCCAATAGAAAGCGCTATAGACGGAGATACCAGAAGAGCTTCTTATGAGGAAATCTCATATCTACTTAATAATAATGAGGTTTTTGCTGTTACCGATTGTGCTTGCCGTGTATCCATGAGAGTAAAAGGAGAAGGGTGCGGTCATACAGTTGAGGATATATGCATCCGTCTCGGTCCAGCTGCTGAATACTATATTCGTACAGGAAAAGGTAGAAGTATTACAAGGGAAGAGGCAATAGCTATTTGTGAGAAGGCTGAAAAAGAGGGTTTAATGCACCAAATACCTAATTTATCAGGCCCTGGAAATGCTCTTGCTATATGTAATTGCTGCGGATGTTCTTGTTTTGGTTTAAGAAATGCAAATCTATATAAAAATCCTGATTGGTCAAGGTCAAATTATGTTTCCCAAATAGATCAAGATAAGTGTGTTGCTTGCGGAGAATGTGTTGAAAATTGTCCATCAAATGCCTTAACTTTAGGGTTAAGCGTATGTACTAAAGAAAAACCTGTAGAACCTGAAGAAAAAGACACTCCATATGATACTCCTTGGGGAAAGGATAAATGGGATTTAGATTATCGTCATAGAAAAGTTGTTGGGGACAGAGGCACAAGTCCTTGTAAATCAGAGTGTCCGGCACATATAGCTGTACAAGGATATATTAAAATGGCGTCTCAAGGAAGATATAGAGAAGCATTAGAACTTATTAAGAAGGAAAATCCATTCCCAGCAGTTTGTGGTCGTATATGTCCAAGAAAATGCGAGTCTGCATGTACAAGATCAGGCTTGGATGAACCACTTGCTATTGATGAAATTAAGAAATTTATAGCAGATCAAGACTTAAAGGGTGAATATCGCTATGTACCTGAAAAAAGAGGGGACAGAGCAGAAAAAATAGCTATTATTGGTGGGGGACCAGCTGGACTAGCATGTGCGTATTTCTTAGCAGTTGAAGGGTATAAGATTACGGTTTTTGAAAAGCAAAAAGTACTTGGAGGTATGTTAACACTTGGGATTCCAGCCTTTAGATTAGAAAAGGAAATAGTAAATTCAGAGATAGAAGTTTTAAAAGAACTCGGGGTAGAATTTAAAACTGGGGTTGAAGTGGGAAAAGATATTACACTTCAGGAACTTAGAAATAGCGGGTATAAAGCATTTTATGTAGCCATCGGTGCTCAAGCTGGTAGAAACCTAGGCTTAGTCGGGGAAGAAGCGGAAGGTGTTATAACTGGTGTAGATTTCTTAAGAAAAGTAAATCTAGGAGAAGATACAAAACTAGAAGGAGCAGCTATCATAATTGGTGGAGGAAATGTTGCTATTGATGTGGCAAGAACTGCTGAGAGAGTTGGAGCTTCTAATATTGAAATGTTTTGCTTAGAAAGTAGAGAGGAAATGCCAGCTCTTGAAGAAGAAATTGATGAAGCCTTAGCTGAAGGAATTAATATCAATAATTCCTGGGGTCCAAAAGCAATTCTTCATGAAGATGGCAAAGTTATCGGTGTAGAATTTAAAAAATGTATTTCTGTTTTTGATGAAAATAGAAGGTTTAATCCTAAGTTTGATGAAAATATAACTAAAGTAGTTAAAGCAAATAATGTCTTGATTTCAGTAGGACAAGGAATTGATTTAGGAAGCCTATTAAAAAATACTAAAGTAGTATTAAATCCAAATAAAACCTTAAAGGTTCATCCTCTTTCTTTTCAGACTGAGGAGAGGGATATATTTGCTGGGGGAGATGTAGTGACAGGACCTAAGTTTGCTATAGATGCTATTGCATTAGGTAAGCAAGGTGCAACTTCTATTCATCGTTATCTTCATGGAGATAATCTAGAGTTAGGACGTGAGAGAGAATACCGTGCTTTTGATAGAGAGAACTTAGATAAGGATGGTTATGATAGACTTCCAAGACAAAGGTCGGTTCATGTGGATGGAAGTAAGTCAAAATTAACCTTTAAAGATTTACGTTCTACATTTACAGAAGAGCAGGTGAAGAAAGAAACTGAGCGTTGTCTAGGCTGTGGTGCTACGGTTGTAGATCAATATCAATGCGTAGGTTGTGGGATGTGTACTATTAAATGTAAGTTCGATGCTGTTAAATTAGTAAGAAAATATAATAGTGCTGGAGTAGAATTTAAGGATATGAAATCTACTGTAATTAAACACGTATTAAAGCGTCAGGGAAGAATTGCAGCAAAAAAGGTAAGAAAATCATTTAAAGCTATTATCCCAAAGAAAAAGCAAGAGGTCTAG